From one Phocoena sinus isolate mPhoSin1 chromosome 6, mPhoSin1.pri, whole genome shotgun sequence genomic stretch:
- the RUSC2 gene encoding iporin isoform X1, with protein MPLFELSRMDSPPKLTGETLIVHHIPLVHCQVPDRQCCGGASAGSGSTRPNPFCPPELGITQPDQDLGQADSLLYNSLHSAPGGSARSADSTKNRGRDGRGPGAPKRHNPFLLQEGIAEPGLGDLYDDSIGDSATQQSFHLHGAGQPTFHPSSFQLPPPGPRVGRPWEATHSRAGVVEGQEQEPVTTLDAQQCSSSHSCRPEPEAETMELDEYGGPGGSGSGGGASDTSGFSFDQEWKLSSDESPRNPRCSVSGPQHCRCSSTSSQSEAADQSMGCVSDSSCNSSDGVLVTFSTLYNKMHGNSHANLNSAPQSCSDSSFCSHSDPSAFYLDLQPSPAESKMSCESHHPDSGGREGGYGCPHASSPELDANCNSYRSHCEPCPAVADLTACFQSQARLVVATQNYYKLVTCDLSSQSSPSPAGSSITSCSEEHTKISPAPGPGPDPGPSQPSEYYLFQKPEVQPEEQEAVGSEVEAPAPVGPTVIEGQVYTNTSPPNLSTGRQRSRSYDRGLERSPPIRLGSLERMLSCPVRLSEGPAALTEPSSPPRRVTSFAELAKGRKKAAGSGSPPLRVSAGDSSQEFSPIQEAQRDRVGPLDEGTYCSHSLPPMPLGPGLDLVGPEPWSTQVCQGLQSSEMPPAGLRAAGQGPLAQLMDPGPALPGSPASSHTQRDARARADGGGAESRPVLRYSKEQRPTTLPIQPFVFQHHFPKQLAKSRALHSLSQLYSLSGCTRAPQRAPLAAPTAQVPAHAPSGESQAASSGGARKAGPEPQTSRPSPLGSYSPIRSAGPFGPSTDSSASTSCSPPPEQTTATESPPPWGRSCPPAVRPATSQQPQKEHQKILTLAEYRLHGTGSLPPLGSWRSSLSRAESLARGGGEGSMASRPNNANHLSPQALKWREYRRKNPLGPPGLSGSLDRRPQDGRLARRNPIFEFPGSLSAAGHLNCRLNGQVVKPLPLTCPDFQDPFSLTEKPPAEFCLSPDGNSEAVSIDLLQKKGLVKAINTAVDLIVAHFGTSRDPGVKAKLGNSSVSPNVGHLVLKYLCPAVRAVLEDGLKAFVLDVIIGQRKNTPWSVVEASTQLGPSTKVLHGLYNKVSQFPELTSHTMRFNAFILGLLNIRSLEFWFNHLYNHEDIIQTHYQPWGFLNAAHTVCPGLLEELLLLLQPLALLPFSLDLLFQHRLLQSGQRQRQHKELLRVSQDLLLSAHSTLQLARSRGQEGPGDMDGAARGERVKGVGAPEGGEDEEEEKETEAAESSGRGRWARSGQAGWWYQLMQSSQVYIDGSTEGSRFPRGGSNSSSGSSSEKKKGTGGGGPPPREGVVEGAEACPAPEETLGRERGWPFWMGSPPDSVLAELRRSREREGPTAPPAENEEGALEPSPGVIKWGHLFGSRKAQREARPTNRLPSDWLSLDKSMFQLVAQTVGARREPEPKESLQEPQSPALPSSTPCEVKALCHHLATGPGQLSFHKGDILRVLGPAGGDWLHCSRGPDTGLVPLAYVTLTPTPSPTPGSSQN; from the exons ATGCCCTTGTTCGAACTTTCCAGAATGGATAGTCCCCCAAAGCTGACTGGAGAGACCCTCATCGTCCACCACATCCCCCTGGTACACTGTCAAGTCCCAGACAGGCAATGCTGCGGAGGGGCAAGTGCAGGTAGCGGGAGCACAAGACCCAATCCCTTCTGCCCACCTGAGCTGGGCATCACCCAGCCTGATCAAGACTTGGGACAAGCCGACTCCCTGCTATACAACAGTCTGCATTCTGCTCCCGGGGGATCTGCGCGATCTGCAGACAGCACCAAGAACAGAGGTCGGGATGGAAGAGGCCCCGGGGCCCCTAAACGACACAATCCCTTTTTGCTGCAAGAGGGTATTGCTGAGCCAGGACTTGGTGACCTGTATGATGACAGCATTGGTGATAGTGCCACCCAGCAGTCCTTCCACCTGCACGGGGCTGGCCAGCCCACCTTCCATCCCTCCTCTTTCCAGCTGCCACCACCTGGCCCCAGAGTGGGCAGGCCATGGGAGGCAACACATAGTCGGGCTGGAGTGGTGGAGGGGCAGGAACAGGAGCCAGTGACCACCTTGGATGCCCAGCAGTGCAGCAGTAGCCACAGCTGCCGGCCAGAGCCGGAAGCAGAGACCATGGAGCTGGATGAGTACGGGGGCCCTGGTGGGAGTGGCAGTGGGGGTGGAGCCAGTGATACCTCTGGCTTTTCCTTTGACCAGGAGTGGAAGCTCAGTTCAGATGAATCCCCAAGGAACCCCAGATGCTCAGTCTCAGGCCCCCAGCACTGCCGCTGCAGTAGCACATCCAGTCAGTCCGAGGCGGCTGACCAGTCCATGGGCTGTGTGAGCGACTCCTCCTGCAACAGCTCAGACGGAGTGCTGGTCACCTTCAGCACCCTCTACAACAAGATGCACGGCAACTCCCACGCCAATCTCAACTCTGCCCCGCAATCTTGCAGCGACTCTTCCTTCTGCAGCCACTCAGACCCCAGCGCCTTCTACCTGGACCTGCAGCCCTCCCCAGCAGAGTCTAAGATGTCTTGTGAGTCCCACCACCCTGacagtggagggagggaaggtggctATGGTTGTCCTCATGCCTCGTCTCCTGAGCTTGATGCCAACTGCAACTCCTACCGCTCGCACTGTGAGCCCTGCCCAGCTGTGGCTGACCTCACAGCCTGCTTCCAGAGCCAGGCCCGTCTTGTTGTGGCCACACAGAATTACTATAAACTTGTCACCTGTGACCTGTCCTCCCAATCATCCCCAAGCCCAGCTGGCTCTTCCATCACCAGCTGCtcagaggaacacaccaagataAGTCCTGCGCCAGGCCCTGGCCCAGACCCTGGCCCTAGCCAGCCCTCTGAGTATTACCTGTTCCAGAAGCCAGAAGTCCAGCCAGAGGAACAAGAAGCAGTGGGCTCCGAAGTGGAAGCACCTGCGCCCGTGGGCCCCACTGTGATCGAGGGGCAGGTGTACACTAATACTTCACCCCCCAACCTTAGCACTGGACGTCAGCGCTCTCGAAGCTACGACCGCGGCCTAGAGCGCAGCCCTCCTATCCGCCTGGGCTCACTGGAACGCATGTTGAGTTGTCCAGTACGCCTAAGTGAGGGCCCTGCAGCCCTGACTGAGCCTAGTTCCCCACCTCGGCGTGTCACCTCCTTTGCTGAACTCGCCAAGGGCCGGAAGAAAGCTGCAGGCTCTGGCTCCCCCCCACTGCGAGTGAGCGCTGGGGACTCCTCCCAGGAGTTCTCACCCATTCAGGAAGCCCAGCGAGATAGGGTGGGCCCACTAGATGAGGGCACTTACTGTAGCCATAGCCTACCACCCATGCCCTTGGGGCCAGGCCTGGACCTAGTTGGCCCAGAGCCCTGGTCCACCCAGGTCTGTCAGGGCCTCCAGTCCAGTGAGATGCCACCTGCTGGCCTCAGAGCTGCTGGGCAAGGCCCCCTGGCCCAGCTGATGGATCCAGGGCCTGCTCTCCCAGGGAGCCCAGCCAGCAGCCATACCCAGAGGGATGCAAGAGCTAGAGCTGACG GGGGTGGTGCTGAGAGCCGACCAGTCCTTCGCTACAGCAAGGAGCAGAGGCCAACCACGCTGCCCATCCAGCCCTTCGTGTTCCAGCACCACTTCCCCAAGCAGCTGGCCAAGTCCCGGGCGCTCCACAGCCTCTCCCAGCTCTACAGCCTCTCGGGCTGCACCCGTGCACCGCAGCGTGCCCCCCTGGCTGCCCCCACTGCTCAGGTCCCAGCGCACGCTCCTTCAGGGGAGTCTCAGGCAGCCAGCAGCGGAGGTGCCAGGAAAGCTGGGCCTGAGCCACAAACCTCACGGCCGTCACCCCTGGGCAGCTACTCCCCCATCCGGAGTGCCGGCCCCTTTGGGCCCAGcactgactcttctgcctccacttcgtgctcccctcccccagagcagACCACAGCCACAGAAAGCCCACCTCCATGGGGCCGCTCCTGTCCTCCTGCCGTCCGGCCTGCCACCTCCCAGCAGCCACAAAAGGAGCATCAGAAGATACTGACCTTGGCTGAGTACCGACTCCATGGAACAGGAAGCTtgcctcctctgggctcctggaGATCTAGCCTCAGCCGGGCAGAGAGCCTGGCCCGGGGAGGTGGTGAAGGCAGCATGGCTTCCAGGCCCAATAATG CCAACCATCTATCCCCTCAAGCACTCAAGTGGAGGGAATACAGGAGGAAGAACCCTCTAGGGCCACCTGGTTTGTCAGGGAGCCTAGACCGAAGGCCACAGGATGGTCGACTGGCCCGAAGGAACCCCATCTTTGAGTTCCCTGGCTCCCTCAGTGCTGCTGGCCATCTGAACTGCCGGCTGAATG gTCAAGTAGTGAAGCCGTTACCACTGACCTGCCCTGACTTCCAAGACCCCTTTTCCTTGACTGAGAAGCCTCCAGCTGAGTTCTGTCTGTCCCCAGATGGCAACTCAGAGGCCGTTTCCATTGACCTTCTTCAGAAAAAAG GGCTGGTGAAAGCTATTAACACGGCTGTAGACCTCATTGTGGCCCATTTTGGCACAAGCCGGGATCCTGGGGTAAAG GCAAAGCTGGGGAATAGTTCTGTGAGCCCCAATGTAGGCCACCTGGTTCTGAAGTACTTGTGCCCTGCGGTCCGGGCGGTGTTGGAGGACGGGCTCAAGGCCTTTGTGCTGGATGTCATCATCGGGCAACGGAAAAACACCCCGTGGAGTGTGGTTGAGGCTTCCACACAGCTAG GCCCATCCACCAAGGTTTTGCACGGCCTGTACAACAAAGTCAGCCAATTCCCAGAGCTCACCAGTCATACCATGCGCTTCAACGCCTTCATCCTCGGCCTGCTCAA CATCCGGTCCCTGGAGTTCTGGTTTAATCACCTCTATAACCATGAAG ATATCATCCAGACCCACTACCAGCCGTGGGGTTTCCTGAACGCGGCGCATACGGTGTGCCCTGGCCTCTTGGAggaactgctgctgctgctccagCCCCTGGCCCTCCTGCCCTTCAGCCTCGACCTGCTGTTCCAGCACCGGCTGTTGCAGAGTGGCCAGCGGCAGCGGCAGCACAAGGAGCTGCTGCGGGTGTCCCAGGACTTGCTGCTGTCTGCCCACTCGACACTGCAGCTGGCCCGCTCCCGGGGCCAGGAGGGCCCTGGAGACATGGACGGGGCAGCCCGTGGGGAGCGGGTGAAGGGTGTGGGTGCCCCAGAAGGTggagaagatgaggaagaagagaaggagacagaggcaGCTGAGAGCTCAGGGCGTGGCAGGTGGGCCCGAAGTGGGCAGGCTGGCTGGTGGTACCAGCTCATGCAGAGCTCCCAGGTCTACATCGATGGCTCCACTGAGGGCTCTAGGTTCCCCCGGGGTGGCAGCAAtagcagcagtggcagcagcagtgagaaaaagaaagggacaggagGTGGGGGGCCACCCCCCCGAGAGGGAGTCGTGGAGGGAGCTGAGGCCTGCCCTGCCCCTGAGGAGACCCTTGGCCGGGAGAGGGGCTGGCCCTTCTGGATGGGGAGCCCCCCTGATTCTGTACTGGCTGAGCTGAGGCGCAgccgggagagggaggggcccaCTGCCCCCCCAGCAGAAAATGAGGAAGGAGCCTTAGAGCCTTCACCCGGGGTCATCAAGTGGGGACACCTCTTCGGGTCCCGAAAGGCTCAGCGGGAGGCCCGCCCCACAAACAG GCTACCCTCGGACTGGCTCAGCCTGGACAAGTCCATGTTCCAGCTAGTGGCGCAAACAGTGGGTGCCCGCCGGGAGCCAGAGCCCAAGGAGAGCCTGCAGGAGCCACAGTCTCCAGCCCTGCCTTCCAGCACTCCATG CGAGGTGAAGGCACTGTGCCACCATCTGGCCACAGGCCCTGGACAGCTGAGCTTCCACAAGGGAGACATCCTGCGGGTGCTGGGGCCAGCCGGAGGAGACTGGCTGCACTGCAGCCGTGGCCCTGACACTGGCCTGGTGCCTCTGGCCTATGTGACTTTGACCCCAACTCCAAGTCCAACCCCTGGAAGCAGCCAAAACTGA
- the FAM166B gene encoding LOW QUALITY PROTEIN: protein FAM166B (The sequence of the model RefSeq protein was modified relative to this genomic sequence to represent the inferred CDS: inserted 2 bases in 1 codon) encodes MGLSVFAPQPATSGLPLVLQWRGCTRPSPCPQVAGLPLIRSGRTSEPLLPCGPGPDSHHTSAPTPLSSPSPTSCLWLGLPALDTVSTHSPGAQLRETAQRNEGNFAWVPTAMASTFIPGLNPQNPHYIPGYTGHCPLLRFSMGQTYGQMTGQLLRGSPGLARPPSHRTLLPPIRPPRSPEGPRKSLPVRRGHERLSSSMIPGYTGFVPQAQFIFAKNSSQVWAEALNDFTQWYGRQXSQELPKEATGEKDVERDQEPKLEAELETEKEPELGQEAEEKASPYSMDDRDPRKFFMSGFTGYVPRARFLFGSSFPVLSNQALQEFGQMKSGGRSQKDPKHLPSLSRTYPQNLGLVPKYGGYVPGYKFQFGRTYGHLTHDALGLSTIQKQLLA; translated from the exons ATGGGCCTGTCAGTTTTTGCTCCCCAACCTGCCACTTCAGGGCTTCCTTTGGTTCTGCAGTGGCGAGGCTGTACGCggccttctccctgcccccaggtggCAGGGCTGCCCTTGATCCGGAGTGGACGGACCAGTGAGCCTCTACTCCCCTGCGGCCCGGGCCCTGACAGCCATCACACTAGTGCCCcaacccctctctcctccccgagccccacctcctgcctctggctcGGCCTCCCAGCCCTTGACACAGTCAGCACACACAGCCCAGGAGCTCAGCTCAGAGAAACGGCTCAGAGAAACGAAGGGAACTTTGCCTGGGTTCCCACGGCTATGGCTAGCACCTTCATACCAGGGCTGAACCCTCAGAACCCTCATTATATCCCAGG GTACACTGGACACTGCCCACTACTTCGGTTCAGCATGGGCCAGACCTATGGGCAGATGACTGGGCAGCTACTTCGCGGCTCTCCTGGCCTAGCCCGGCCCCCTTCCCACCGCACACTTCTGCCTCCCATCCGGCCTCCAAGATCTCCCGAGGGTCCCAGGAAAAGCCTGCCTGTCAGGCGTGGACACGAAAGGCTCAGCTCCAGCATGATCCCTGGGTACACAG GTTTTGTACCCCAGGCACAGTTCATCTTTGCCAAGAACAGCAGCCAGGTCTGGGCTGAGGCTCTGAATGATTTCACTCAGTGGTATGGGCGACA GAGTCAGGAGCTGCCAAAGGAGGCCACGGGAGAGAAAGACGTGGAGAGAGACCAAGAGCCAAAGCTGGAGGCAGAGCTAGAGACGGAAAAGGAGccagagctggggcaggaggcGGAAGAA AAGGCTTCCCCTTATTCCATGGATGACAGAGATCCTCGCAAGTTCTTCATGTCAG GCTTCACTGGTTATGTGCCCCGTGCTCGCTTCCTCTTCGGTTCCAGCTTTCCTGTGCTCAGCAACCAGGCACTGCAGGAATTTGGACAGATGAAGTCAGGGGGCAGATCCCAGAAGGATCCTAAACATCTCCCCTCACTTTCCAGGACCTACCCTCAGAACCTGGGCCTTGTACCTAAATATGGGGGCTATGTGCCAG GGTATAAGTTCCAGTTTGGCCGCACATATGGGCATCTCACCCATGATGCTCTGGGCCTCAGCACCATCCAGAAGCAGCTCCTGGCGTAG
- the RUSC2 gene encoding iporin isoform X2, whose translation MASRPNNANHLSPQALKWREYRRKNPLGPPGLSGSLDRRPQDGRLARRNPIFEFPGSLSAAGHLNCRLNGQVVKPLPLTCPDFQDPFSLTEKPPAEFCLSPDGNSEAVSIDLLQKKGLVKAINTAVDLIVAHFGTSRDPGVKAKLGNSSVSPNVGHLVLKYLCPAVRAVLEDGLKAFVLDVIIGQRKNTPWSVVEASTQLGPSTKVLHGLYNKVSQFPELTSHTMRFNAFILGLLNIRSLEFWFNHLYNHEDIIQTHYQPWGFLNAAHTVCPGLLEELLLLLQPLALLPFSLDLLFQHRLLQSGQRQRQHKELLRVSQDLLLSAHSTLQLARSRGQEGPGDMDGAARGERVKGVGAPEGGEDEEEEKETEAAESSGRGRWARSGQAGWWYQLMQSSQVYIDGSTEGSRFPRGGSNSSSGSSSEKKKGTGGGGPPPREGVVEGAEACPAPEETLGRERGWPFWMGSPPDSVLAELRRSREREGPTAPPAENEEGALEPSPGVIKWGHLFGSRKAQREARPTNRLPSDWLSLDKSMFQLVAQTVGARREPEPKESLQEPQSPALPSSTPCEVKALCHHLATGPGQLSFHKGDILRVLGPAGGDWLHCSRGPDTGLVPLAYVTLTPTPSPTPGSSQN comes from the exons ATGGCTTCCAGGCCCAATAATG CCAACCATCTATCCCCTCAAGCACTCAAGTGGAGGGAATACAGGAGGAAGAACCCTCTAGGGCCACCTGGTTTGTCAGGGAGCCTAGACCGAAGGCCACAGGATGGTCGACTGGCCCGAAGGAACCCCATCTTTGAGTTCCCTGGCTCCCTCAGTGCTGCTGGCCATCTGAACTGCCGGCTGAATG gTCAAGTAGTGAAGCCGTTACCACTGACCTGCCCTGACTTCCAAGACCCCTTTTCCTTGACTGAGAAGCCTCCAGCTGAGTTCTGTCTGTCCCCAGATGGCAACTCAGAGGCCGTTTCCATTGACCTTCTTCAGAAAAAAG GGCTGGTGAAAGCTATTAACACGGCTGTAGACCTCATTGTGGCCCATTTTGGCACAAGCCGGGATCCTGGGGTAAAG GCAAAGCTGGGGAATAGTTCTGTGAGCCCCAATGTAGGCCACCTGGTTCTGAAGTACTTGTGCCCTGCGGTCCGGGCGGTGTTGGAGGACGGGCTCAAGGCCTTTGTGCTGGATGTCATCATCGGGCAACGGAAAAACACCCCGTGGAGTGTGGTTGAGGCTTCCACACAGCTAG GCCCATCCACCAAGGTTTTGCACGGCCTGTACAACAAAGTCAGCCAATTCCCAGAGCTCACCAGTCATACCATGCGCTTCAACGCCTTCATCCTCGGCCTGCTCAA CATCCGGTCCCTGGAGTTCTGGTTTAATCACCTCTATAACCATGAAG ATATCATCCAGACCCACTACCAGCCGTGGGGTTTCCTGAACGCGGCGCATACGGTGTGCCCTGGCCTCTTGGAggaactgctgctgctgctccagCCCCTGGCCCTCCTGCCCTTCAGCCTCGACCTGCTGTTCCAGCACCGGCTGTTGCAGAGTGGCCAGCGGCAGCGGCAGCACAAGGAGCTGCTGCGGGTGTCCCAGGACTTGCTGCTGTCTGCCCACTCGACACTGCAGCTGGCCCGCTCCCGGGGCCAGGAGGGCCCTGGAGACATGGACGGGGCAGCCCGTGGGGAGCGGGTGAAGGGTGTGGGTGCCCCAGAAGGTggagaagatgaggaagaagagaaggagacagaggcaGCTGAGAGCTCAGGGCGTGGCAGGTGGGCCCGAAGTGGGCAGGCTGGCTGGTGGTACCAGCTCATGCAGAGCTCCCAGGTCTACATCGATGGCTCCACTGAGGGCTCTAGGTTCCCCCGGGGTGGCAGCAAtagcagcagtggcagcagcagtgagaaaaagaaagggacaggagGTGGGGGGCCACCCCCCCGAGAGGGAGTCGTGGAGGGAGCTGAGGCCTGCCCTGCCCCTGAGGAGACCCTTGGCCGGGAGAGGGGCTGGCCCTTCTGGATGGGGAGCCCCCCTGATTCTGTACTGGCTGAGCTGAGGCGCAgccgggagagggaggggcccaCTGCCCCCCCAGCAGAAAATGAGGAAGGAGCCTTAGAGCCTTCACCCGGGGTCATCAAGTGGGGACACCTCTTCGGGTCCCGAAAGGCTCAGCGGGAGGCCCGCCCCACAAACAG GCTACCCTCGGACTGGCTCAGCCTGGACAAGTCCATGTTCCAGCTAGTGGCGCAAACAGTGGGTGCCCGCCGGGAGCCAGAGCCCAAGGAGAGCCTGCAGGAGCCACAGTCTCCAGCCCTGCCTTCCAGCACTCCATG CGAGGTGAAGGCACTGTGCCACCATCTGGCCACAGGCCCTGGACAGCTGAGCTTCCACAAGGGAGACATCCTGCGGGTGCTGGGGCCAGCCGGAGGAGACTGGCTGCACTGCAGCCGTGGCCCTGACACTGGCCTGGTGCCTCTGGCCTATGTGACTTTGACCCCAACTCCAAGTCCAACCCCTGGAAGCAGCCAAAACTGA